The proteins below come from a single Caulobacter flavus genomic window:
- a CDS encoding segregation and condensation protein A has translation MSTGFQPTFDFAAAREAAEDGAALVIDIDGYEGPLHVLLALARNQKVDLLQLSITRLAEQYLAFVQQARRVRFSLAADYLVMAAWLAYLKSRLLLPKPERPKAEEPPAEEMAAQLAFRLAKLDAMRRSVEALKERPQLKRDVFMRGDPDAVKIVSSTRFEGDLYALMSAYISQRKREHGRHYAPRPPQAYPLEDARDRLRTFLPRMEEWTALSGVAPVERWEEDPDGPTPASYLASTLSASLELAKEGALTVRQMGAFEEIYLRIRTEAEEGA, from the coding sequence GTGAGCACGGGCTTCCAGCCCACATTCGACTTCGCGGCCGCCCGGGAGGCGGCCGAAGACGGTGCGGCTCTGGTCATCGACATCGACGGCTACGAAGGGCCGCTGCACGTCCTGCTGGCCCTGGCCCGCAACCAGAAGGTCGACCTGCTCCAGCTGTCGATCACCCGCCTTGCCGAACAATACCTGGCCTTCGTGCAGCAGGCCCGCCGGGTGCGTTTCTCGCTGGCCGCCGACTATCTGGTCATGGCCGCCTGGCTGGCCTACTTGAAGTCGCGCCTGCTGCTGCCCAAGCCCGAGCGCCCCAAGGCCGAGGAGCCGCCGGCCGAGGAAATGGCCGCCCAGCTGGCCTTTCGCCTCGCCAAGCTCGACGCCATGCGCAGGTCGGTCGAGGCCCTGAAAGAACGCCCGCAGCTGAAGCGCGACGTCTTCATGCGCGGCGATCCGGACGCGGTGAAGATCGTCTCGTCGACCCGCTTCGAGGGCGACCTCTACGCGCTGATGAGCGCCTATATCAGCCAGCGCAAGCGCGAGCACGGCCGCCACTACGCCCCGCGCCCGCCGCAGGCCTATCCGCTGGAGGACGCCCGCGACCGCCTGCGCACCTTCCTGCCGAGGATGGAGGAGTGGACGGCCCTGTCCGGCGTCGCTCCCGTCGAGCGCTGGGAAGAGGATCCCGACGGCCCCACGCCGGCCAGCTACCTGGCCTCGACCCTGTCGGCCAGCCTGGAGCTGGCCAAGGAAGGCGCGCTGACCGTGCGCCAGATGGGCGCGTTCGAGGAGATCTACCTGCGCATCCGCACCGAGGCGGAGGAGGGGGCGTGA
- the tatB gene encoding Sec-independent protein translocase protein TatB: MLPDIGGAELLVIAAVALIVVGPKDLPVLLRKLGQFVGKIRGMANEFRASFDEMARQSELDDLRREVEAMRAGQYANPVQVAVDEAKDANVDQVFADIDASLNTGSVQAHPYAAHNPEPADEPQADAAATLQPPAKPARKRAPKAAAEPTVEIVAKKPRAKAASKDVGVAAKPKTTKASKAEVAAPAAKPARKRTTKTAASSSDIVS; encoded by the coding sequence ATGCTTCCTGATATCGGCGGCGCAGAACTCCTGGTCATCGCCGCGGTCGCCCTGATCGTGGTCGGGCCCAAGGACCTGCCTGTTCTCCTGCGCAAGCTGGGCCAGTTCGTCGGCAAGATCCGCGGCATGGCCAACGAGTTCCGCGCCAGCTTCGACGAGATGGCCCGCCAGTCGGAGCTCGACGATCTGCGTCGCGAGGTCGAGGCCATGCGCGCCGGGCAGTACGCCAATCCCGTGCAGGTCGCTGTCGACGAGGCCAAGGACGCCAATGTCGACCAGGTGTTCGCCGACATCGACGCCAGCCTGAACACCGGATCGGTCCAGGCCCACCCCTACGCCGCGCACAATCCCGAGCCGGCGGACGAGCCGCAGGCCGACGCGGCCGCCACGCTGCAGCCGCCGGCCAAGCCGGCCCGCAAGCGCGCGCCCAAGGCCGCCGCCGAGCCGACGGTCGAGATCGTCGCCAAGAAGCCGCGCGCCAAGGCCGCCTCCAAGGACGTCGGCGTCGCCGCCAAGCCCAAGACGACCAAGGCCTCGAAGGCCGAAGTCGCAGCGCCCGCCGCCAAGCCGGCCCGCAAGCGCACCACCAAGACCGCCGCCTCCAGCTCGGACATCGTTTCGTGA
- the xth gene encoding exodeoxyribonuclease III has product MRIATWNVNSVNARLDNVLAWFEAEAPDVAVLQEIKCVDEKFPAEAFERLGYNVVVHGQKTYNGVALLSKHPVEDVRKGLPLLEGDAEDEQARYVEAVISGPKPVRVIGIYLPNGNPIGTEKFAYKLSWMRRLHEHAKGLLAFEEPMVIAGDYNVIPEVEDVANPEAWLGDALFQPESRAAFRALKNLGFTDAYMQADGAPGGYTFWDYQAGAWPRNLGIRIDHLLLSPQAADKLAQVKIHRDERDKEKPSDHVPVVATLNL; this is encoded by the coding sequence ATGCGCATCGCCACCTGGAACGTCAATTCGGTCAACGCCCGCCTGGACAACGTCCTGGCCTGGTTCGAGGCCGAGGCGCCCGACGTCGCGGTGCTGCAGGAGATCAAGTGCGTCGACGAGAAGTTCCCGGCCGAGGCCTTCGAGCGCCTGGGCTACAACGTCGTCGTCCACGGCCAGAAGACCTACAACGGGGTGGCCCTGCTCTCGAAGCATCCGGTCGAGGACGTCCGCAAGGGCCTGCCCCTGCTGGAGGGCGACGCCGAGGACGAGCAGGCCCGCTACGTCGAGGCGGTGATCTCGGGGCCCAAGCCGGTGCGGGTAATTGGCATCTACCTGCCCAACGGCAATCCGATCGGCACCGAGAAGTTCGCCTACAAGCTGTCGTGGATGCGCCGCCTGCACGAACACGCCAAGGGCCTGCTCGCTTTCGAGGAGCCGATGGTCATCGCCGGCGACTACAACGTCATTCCCGAGGTCGAGGACGTGGCCAATCCCGAGGCCTGGCTGGGCGACGCCCTGTTCCAGCCCGAGAGCCGCGCCGCCTTCCGGGCGCTGAAGAACCTCGGCTTCACCGACGCCTACATGCAGGCCGACGGCGCGCCCGGCGGCTACACCTTCTGGGACTACCAGGCCGGCGCCTGGCCCCGGAACCTGGGCATCCGCATCGACCACCTGCTGCTTTCGCCCCAGGCCGCCGACAAGCTGGCGCAGGTGAAGATCCACCGCGACGAGCGCGACAAGGAAAAGCCCTCCGACCACGTGCCGGTGGTGGCGACCCTGAACCTCTGA
- a CDS encoding deoxyguanosinetriphosphate triphosphohydrolase produces MSTSPFAVPRAPYAEDPAKSRGRRYQEDESRTRTPFARDRDRIIHTSAFRRLKEKTQVFVAHEGDQFRTRLTHSLEVAQIARSLATALGLDADLAETIALAHDLGHPPFGHAGEDELELKTKDFGGFDHNVQTFRVVTELEHRYPDFVGLNLTWETLEGVIKHNGPVIHKLGQPSWKAISKYDGEYGLKLDTWASAEAQVAALSDDIAYNNHDIDDGVEAGLFTLDELMDVPLIGPILAAVRSERPELDARITRLEAVRRMIGAMVDDVMGETLQRAAITGVASADEVRALPHALVSFSSDMLEDLARLREFLHARMYRHWRVNRTRSQARRILAEMFTLFLAEPEVLPSEWFAKSQNRDQAGRARVVCDYIAGMTDRFAIEEHRKLFHLDVWS; encoded by the coding sequence ATGTCGACGTCTCCGTTCGCCGTCCCCCGCGCCCCCTACGCCGAGGATCCGGCCAAGTCACGCGGCCGGCGCTACCAGGAAGACGAGAGCCGCACCCGCACGCCGTTCGCGCGCGACCGGGACCGCATCATCCACACCTCGGCCTTCCGTCGCCTGAAGGAAAAGACCCAGGTGTTCGTCGCCCACGAAGGCGACCAGTTCCGCACGCGCCTGACCCATTCGCTGGAAGTGGCGCAGATCGCGCGCTCGCTGGCCACCGCGCTCGGGCTGGACGCCGACCTGGCCGAGACCATCGCCCTGGCCCACGATCTGGGCCACCCGCCGTTCGGTCACGCCGGCGAGGACGAGCTGGAACTGAAGACCAAGGACTTCGGCGGCTTCGACCACAACGTCCAGACCTTCCGGGTCGTGACCGAGTTGGAGCACCGCTATCCCGATTTCGTCGGCCTGAACCTGACCTGGGAGACCCTCGAAGGGGTCATCAAGCACAACGGCCCCGTCATCCATAAGCTTGGCCAGCCGTCGTGGAAGGCGATCTCCAAGTACGACGGCGAGTACGGCCTCAAGCTCGACACCTGGGCGTCGGCGGAAGCGCAGGTCGCGGCCCTGTCGGACGACATCGCCTACAACAACCACGACATCGACGACGGGGTCGAGGCGGGCCTGTTCACGCTGGACGAACTGATGGACGTGCCGCTGATCGGCCCGATCCTGGCGGCCGTCCGCAGCGAGCGTCCCGAGCTCGACGCCCGCATCACCCGCCTGGAGGCCGTGCGCCGGATGATCGGCGCCATGGTCGACGACGTCATGGGCGAGACCCTGCAGCGCGCGGCCATCACCGGCGTGGCCTCGGCCGACGAGGTGCGGGCCCTGCCGCACGCCCTGGTGTCGTTCTCCTCGGACATGCTGGAAGATCTGGCGCGCCTTCGCGAGTTCCTGCACGCCAGGATGTATCGCCACTGGCGGGTGAACCGCACCCGCAGCCAGGCGCGCCGCATTCTGGCCGAGATGTTCACGCTCTTCTTGGCCGAACCCGAGGTCCTGCCCTCGGAATGGTTCGCCAAGTCGCAGAACCGCGACCAAGCCGGAAGGGCTCGCGTGGTGTGCGACTACATCGCCGGCATGACCGATCGTTTCGCCATCGAGGAACACCGCAAGCTGTTCCACCTGGATGTGTGGAGCTGA
- the scpB gene encoding SMC-Scp complex subunit ScpB: MTLDPVFTERCIEALLFAAAEPLSVADLAKRLPDGADIRQGIADLRLTWAGRGIELVEVAGRWRFQTAADLAFLMTEEREEPRRLSKAAQETLAIVAYHQPVTRAEIEAVRGVQASRGTLDVLLELGLIRMRGRRRTPGRPVTFGTTDAFLEHYGLANLGDLPGVAEMKAAGLLDLNLPPGFTVPDPLGLRDDEGEDPLDEGETPEFAQDFLGEPEGGDKA, from the coding sequence ATGACCCTCGACCCCGTCTTCACCGAACGCTGCATCGAGGCCCTGCTGTTCGCGGCGGCCGAGCCGCTGAGCGTGGCCGACCTGGCCAAGCGGCTGCCCGACGGCGCCGACATCCGCCAGGGGATCGCCGATCTGCGCCTGACCTGGGCGGGGCGAGGGATCGAACTGGTCGAGGTGGCGGGCCGCTGGCGCTTCCAGACCGCCGCCGACCTGGCTTTCCTGATGACCGAGGAGCGCGAGGAGCCGCGCCGGCTGTCCAAGGCCGCCCAGGAGACCCTGGCCATCGTCGCCTATCACCAGCCCGTCACCCGGGCCGAGATCGAGGCCGTGCGCGGGGTGCAGGCCAGCCGGGGCACGCTGGACGTGCTGCTGGAGCTTGGGCTGATCCGGATGCGCGGCCGCCGCCGCACGCCGGGCCGTCCGGTGACCTTCGGCACCACCGACGCCTTCCTCGAACACTACGGCCTGGCGAATCTGGGCGACCTGCCTGGCGTGGCGGAAATGAAGGCCGCGGGCCTGCTCGACCTCAACCTGCCGCCGGGCTTCACCGTCCCCGATCCGCTGGGCCTGCGTGACGACGAGGGCGAGGATCCGCTGGACGAAGGCGAGACGCCAGAATTCGCTCAGGATTTCCTCGGCGAGCCGGAAGGGGGCGACAAGGCCTAG
- a CDS encoding twin-arginine translocase TatA/TatE family subunit translates to MGSMSWIHWVIVIAVVALLFGGRGKLSGIMGDAAKGIKAFKDGLKDDTSQEVADNKSTGALPRTEAEKEDLRKS, encoded by the coding sequence ATGGGTAGCATGAGCTGGATTCACTGGGTGATCGTGATCGCGGTCGTCGCCCTGCTTTTCGGCGGTCGCGGCAAGCTGTCCGGGATCATGGGCGACGCCGCCAAGGGCATCAAGGCGTTCAAGGACGGCCTGAAGGACGACACCAGCCAGGAAGTGGCCGACAACAAGTCGACCGGCGCCCTGCCGCGCACCGAGGCCGAGAAGGAAGACCTGCGCAAGTCGTAA
- the nagZ gene encoding beta-N-acetylhexosaminidase yields the protein MSTSSAAILGCAGTVLSAEEAAFFRDVRPWGFILFKRNIDTPDQVRKLTSALRETIGRPDAPILIDQEGGRVARLGAPHWGKYPPGRAYGELVANDPLVAREITRLGARLIAHDLTSLGINVDCVPVLDVPDPKGHEIIGDRAYGDTPEQVATLGRAAAEGLLAGGVLPIIKHIPGHGRAMSDSHLELPVVKAKLAELDARDFAPFRVLSDMPMAMTAHVVYTAIDRRRPATTSKKAIKQVIRGSLGFDGLLMSDDLSMKALSGDFKQRAKDSLSAGCDVVLHCNGDMAEMKAVMTGVGKLSKEGRRRAQAVMGRLVRVPEPLDVAEARARFDAAFDGRYAG from the coding sequence ATGAGCACGTCGTCCGCCGCCATCCTCGGCTGCGCCGGGACCGTCCTGTCGGCGGAAGAAGCCGCCTTTTTCCGCGACGTGCGTCCCTGGGGCTTCATCCTCTTCAAGCGCAACATCGACACGCCCGACCAGGTTCGCAAACTGACCTCGGCGCTGCGCGAAACGATCGGCCGTCCGGACGCGCCGATCCTGATCGATCAGGAAGGCGGCCGCGTCGCCCGCCTTGGAGCCCCCCATTGGGGAAAGTATCCGCCGGGCCGCGCCTATGGCGAGCTGGTGGCCAACGATCCGCTGGTCGCCCGTGAGATCACCCGCCTGGGCGCGCGCCTGATCGCCCACGACCTGACCTCGCTGGGCATCAACGTCGACTGCGTGCCGGTGCTGGACGTGCCCGATCCCAAGGGCCACGAGATCATCGGCGACCGGGCCTATGGCGACACGCCCGAGCAGGTGGCGACCCTGGGTCGCGCCGCCGCCGAGGGGCTGCTGGCCGGCGGCGTGCTGCCGATCATCAAGCACATCCCCGGCCATGGTCGCGCCATGAGCGACAGTCACCTGGAACTGCCGGTGGTGAAGGCCAAGCTGGCCGAGCTGGACGCTCGCGACTTCGCCCCGTTCCGGGTGCTGTCGGACATGCCGATGGCGATGACGGCCCACGTCGTCTACACGGCCATCGACCGTCGCCGCCCGGCCACGACCTCGAAGAAGGCCATCAAGCAGGTGATCCGCGGATCGCTGGGCTTCGACGGCTTGCTCATGAGCGACGACCTGTCGATGAAGGCGCTGTCGGGCGACTTCAAGCAGCGCGCCAAGGACAGCCTGTCGGCCGGCTGCGACGTCGTCCTGCACTGCAACGGCGACATGGCCGAGATGAAGGCCGTGATGACCGGCGTCGGCAAGCTTTCGAAGGAAGGCCGCCGTCGCGCCCAGGCCGTCATGGGGCGTCTGGTCAGGGTTCCCGAGCCGCTCGACGTGGCCGAGGCTCGCGCCCGCTTCGACGCCGCCTTCGACGGCCGGTACGCCGGGTGA
- the tatC gene encoding twin-arginine translocase subunit TatC produces MTNSIGHDPEDEIEASRAPLLEHLTELRSRLIICVVALFIGFGVCFFFADQIFLFLVKPFTVGQQLLAAQHSGGKHGPFDLLLALVGLKDIPVGQGKALDLVYTAALEFFFTKIKLAGFGAVVVTFPVLAWQLYRFVAPGLYKNERGAFLPFLLASPFMFILGAALVYYVMLPFVLWFSMSQQISTTAINIQLLPKVSDYLTLVTSLLLAFGLCFQLPVVVSLLGMAGIIDSKMLRAGRRYAIVGVFIAAAILTPPDPISQLTLAIPMCLLYEIGIWCVWIIERGRKKREAEESKDVVAV; encoded by the coding sequence GTGACCAATTCGATCGGACATGATCCCGAGGATGAGATCGAGGCCTCGCGCGCCCCGCTGCTCGAGCACCTGACCGAGCTGCGCTCGCGCCTGATCATCTGCGTCGTGGCGCTGTTCATCGGTTTCGGCGTCTGCTTCTTCTTCGCCGACCAGATCTTCCTGTTCCTGGTGAAGCCCTTCACCGTCGGCCAGCAGTTGCTGGCGGCCCAGCATTCGGGCGGCAAGCACGGTCCGTTCGACCTGCTCCTGGCCCTGGTGGGGCTCAAGGACATCCCGGTGGGGCAGGGCAAGGCGCTGGACCTCGTCTATACGGCCGCGCTGGAATTCTTCTTCACCAAGATCAAGCTGGCGGGCTTCGGCGCCGTGGTCGTGACCTTCCCGGTCCTGGCCTGGCAGCTGTATCGCTTCGTGGCGCCGGGCCTCTACAAGAACGAGCGCGGGGCCTTCCTGCCATTCCTGCTGGCCTCGCCCTTCATGTTCATCCTAGGCGCAGCGCTGGTCTACTACGTGATGCTGCCGTTCGTGCTGTGGTTCTCGATGAGCCAGCAGATCTCCACGACCGCCATCAACATCCAGCTGCTGCCCAAGGTCTCGGACTATCTGACCCTGGTGACCTCGCTGCTGCTGGCCTTCGGTCTGTGCTTCCAGCTGCCGGTCGTGGTGTCGCTGCTCGGCATGGCCGGGATCATCGATTCCAAGATGCTGCGGGCCGGCCGCCGTTACGCCATCGTCGGCGTGTTCATCGCCGCCGCCATCCTGACCCCGCCCGATCCCATCAGCCAGCTGACCCTGGCGATCCCCATGTGCCTGCTCTACGAGATCGGCATCTGGTGCGTCTGGATCATCGAGCGCGGTCGCAAGAAGCGCGAGGCCGAGGAAAGCAAGGACGTCGTCGCGGTCTGA
- a CDS encoding 3-deoxy-7-phosphoheptulonate synthase, translating into MPSSTAANLVSLPIPTDDLRISRLQTLSPPAQVIGEAPSTSSTAEIVEGSRQAVHEILHGRDDRLVVVIGPCSIHDPKAAIDYASRLAAERERHAGELEVIMRVYFEKPRTTVGWKGLINDPGLDGGFHINEGLRLARRVLLDVSAQGLPAACEFLDVTTPQYIADLVAWGAIGARTTESQIHREMASGLSCPVGFKNGTNGDVKVAVDAVTAAAQPHHFLAVTKEGRAAIATTTGNADSHVVLRGGKTPNYDAASVAAAAQALAKAGLPPRLMVDASHANSGKNHENQPAVVADIAAQVATGASPIMGVMIESNLVAGRQDIVPGQPLTYGQSVTDACIDWDTSVRVLDELAAAVRAGRQARKA; encoded by the coding sequence ATGCCATCCTCGACCGCCGCCAACCTCGTCTCGCTGCCCATTCCCACCGACGACCTGCGCATTTCCCGCCTGCAGACTCTCAGCCCGCCCGCCCAGGTGATCGGCGAAGCCCCCTCCACCTCGTCCACGGCCGAGATCGTCGAGGGCTCGCGCCAGGCGGTGCACGAGATCCTGCACGGCCGCGACGACCGACTGGTGGTGGTGATCGGCCCCTGCTCGATCCACGATCCCAAGGCCGCCATCGACTACGCCAGCCGCCTGGCCGCCGAGCGCGAACGCCACGCCGGCGAGCTGGAAGTGATCATGCGCGTCTACTTCGAGAAGCCGCGCACGACGGTGGGCTGGAAGGGCCTGATCAACGACCCGGGCCTCGACGGCGGCTTCCACATCAACGAGGGCCTGCGCCTGGCGCGCCGGGTGCTGCTCGACGTCTCGGCCCAGGGCCTGCCGGCGGCCTGCGAGTTCCTCGACGTGACGACCCCGCAGTACATCGCCGACCTGGTGGCCTGGGGCGCGATCGGCGCCCGCACCACCGAAAGCCAGATCCACCGCGAGATGGCCTCGGGCCTGTCGTGCCCGGTCGGCTTCAAGAACGGCACCAACGGCGACGTGAAGGTCGCGGTCGACGCCGTCACCGCCGCCGCCCAGCCGCACCATTTCCTGGCCGTCACCAAGGAAGGCCGCGCGGCCATCGCCACCACCACCGGCAACGCCGATAGCCACGTGGTGCTGCGCGGCGGAAAGACCCCCAACTACGACGCCGCCAGCGTCGCGGCCGCCGCCCAGGCCCTGGCCAAGGCAGGCCTGCCGCCGCGCCTGATGGTCGACGCCAGCCACGCCAACAGCGGCAAGAACCACGAGAACCAGCCCGCCGTGGTCGCCGACATCGCCGCCCAGGTGGCGACCGGCGCCTCGCCGATCATGGGCGTGATGATCGAGAGCAACCTCGTGGCCGGCCGCCAGGACATCGTGCCCGGCCAGCCGCTGACCTACGGCCAATCGGTAACCGACGCCTGCATCGACTGGGACACCTCGGTCCGCGTGCTGGACGAACTGGCCGCCGCCGTGCGCGCCGGCCGTCAGGCCCGCAAGGCGTAG
- the erpA gene encoding iron-sulfur cluster insertion protein ErpA, with protein MTDTAVTLSSNAARRLHALSQAEGHEVMLRVAVDGGGCSGFQYRFDLVQAAQDDDLKIERDGAAALVDVVSLALLKGSEIDFVDELAGAEFRVRNPNAKSSCGCGVSFSI; from the coding sequence ATGACCGACACCGCCGTTACGCTTTCTTCCAACGCCGCCCGCCGGCTGCACGCCCTGTCCCAGGCCGAAGGGCACGAAGTGATGCTTCGTGTGGCGGTCGACGGCGGCGGCTGCTCCGGCTTCCAGTATCGCTTCGACCTGGTTCAGGCCGCGCAGGACGACGACCTGAAGATCGAGCGCGACGGCGCTGCGGCCCTGGTCGACGTGGTCTCGCTGGCCCTGCTCAAGGGTTCGGAGATCGATTTCGTCGACGAACTGGCCGGCGCCGAGTTCCGGGTCAGGAATCCCAACGCCAAGTCCAGCTGCGGCTGCGGCGTCAGCTTCTCGATCTGA
- a CDS encoding SPOR domain-containing protein, producing the protein MSDPHRGAYAPPTDAPLSFDARQPVRGSRPLPLTLIISAVVLGTLLVAVFLIYRNGVRGPNDAPRTVGEPVAEMKAAPTPDQNKPDEAAGLQIYSHENPTASPTYAAPPEEPMARPTAPPPAAPVQSASLPPAKPAATAPSAPVAAPPVAKPAAKPAPAPSIESLATAAVAPPKPAAVAPKPAATASGPASVQIGALSSTALADKAWSDAARIAPGLAAGKGKKVEAIDKNGSTLYRTSVTGFSSRADAKAFCDALSAAGKSCFVK; encoded by the coding sequence ATGTCCGACCCGCACCGCGGCGCCTATGCGCCGCCCACCGATGCGCCGCTTTCGTTCGATGCGCGCCAGCCGGTGCGCGGGTCGCGGCCCTTGCCGCTGACCCTGATCATCAGCGCCGTGGTGCTGGGCACCCTGCTGGTGGCGGTGTTCCTGATCTATCGCAACGGCGTCCGTGGTCCCAACGACGCCCCGCGCACCGTGGGCGAGCCCGTGGCCGAGATGAAGGCCGCGCCGACGCCTGACCAGAACAAGCCCGACGAAGCCGCCGGCCTGCAGATCTACAGCCACGAGAACCCCACGGCCTCGCCGACCTACGCCGCGCCGCCGGAAGAGCCGATGGCCCGTCCGACCGCGCCGCCGCCGGCCGCCCCGGTTCAAAGCGCCAGCCTGCCGCCGGCCAAGCCCGCCGCCACGGCCCCCAGCGCCCCCGTCGCGGCGCCGCCCGTCGCCAAGCCTGCCGCCAAGCCCGCGCCGGCGCCGAGCATCGAGAGCCTGGCCACCGCCGCCGTCGCCCCGCCCAAGCCAGCCGCCGTCGCGCCCAAGCCCGCCGCGACCGCCTCGGGTCCGGCCAGCGTCCAGATCGGCGCTCTGTCGTCGACCGCCCTGGCCGACAAGGCCTGGAGCGACGCAGCCCGCATCGCGCCGGGCCTGGCCGCGGGCAAGGGCAAGAAGGTCGAGGCGATCGACAAGAACGGCTCGACGCTCTACCGCACCTCGGTCACGGGCTTTTCCAGCCGCGCCGACGCCAAGGCGTTCTGCGACGCCCTGAGCGCCGCCGGCAAGTCCTGCTTCGTGAAGTAG